In a genomic window of Pedobacter sp. KBS0701:
- a CDS encoding DUF5712 family protein has protein sequence MFINITDKKEAENKGSSAALVDYLEKENRIPKRKTTEFWFNAIRDDISPYEVMSRIDGNVAKLGKNDPKFFLINISPSKKELAFLLEKFGREGRRDELKKFTSLVMDEYARNFRRYGIWDERNLMWFGKLEDFRYYSFSDPEVKKGEKKRGERKDGEHLHIQVIVSRKDATNRIKLSPQNTSRGRNFEHSKKMGQFDRLAFKQSGETVFDDFFGFDRQLGDSLAFANVQKNGSLEERAALAARNFDIEVLSTENTSSNTHQETLSPDQLLETADLEAAEFIPLLDEFSIDISDDIDDEAILGRNRHRKRKARTNTR, from the coding sequence ATGTTCATCAATATTACCGATAAAAAAGAAGCCGAGAACAAAGGCTCCAGCGCAGCGCTGGTCGATTACCTTGAAAAAGAGAACAGGATCCCAAAACGGAAAACCACGGAGTTTTGGTTCAATGCGATCAGGGACGATATTTCCCCTTACGAGGTGATGAGCCGGATCGATGGCAACGTGGCCAAGCTCGGTAAGAATGATCCGAAGTTTTTCCTGATCAATATCTCTCCGAGCAAAAAGGAACTGGCATTTCTTCTGGAAAAATTCGGAAGGGAGGGCCGGCGAGATGAGCTCAAAAAATTCACTTCCCTTGTGATGGACGAGTACGCCAGGAACTTTAGGCGCTATGGGATTTGGGACGAGAGGAATTTAATGTGGTTTGGCAAGCTGGAAGATTTCAGGTATTACTCGTTTTCCGACCCAGAGGTCAAAAAGGGCGAGAAAAAACGCGGGGAACGGAAGGATGGCGAGCACTTGCATATCCAGGTAATTGTCAGCAGAAAAGACGCTACCAATAGGATCAAGCTTTCTCCGCAGAATACCTCACGCGGAAGGAATTTCGAGCACTCCAAAAAAATGGGGCAGTTTGACAGGCTGGCCTTTAAGCAGAGCGGTGAAACGGTCTTTGACGATTTCTTTGGCTTTGACCGGCAGCTTGGTGATTCCCTGGCCTTTGCCAATGTGCAAAAAAACGGAAGCCTTGAGGAGCGGGCGGCACTTGCCGCGCGGAATTTTGATATTGAAGTGTTGTCAACTGAGAATACCAGCTCAAATACCCACCAGGAAACCCTTTCTCCGGATCAACTTTTGGAAACTGCCGATCTGGAAGCCGCCGAATTTATACCCCTATTAGATGAATTTTCCATCGACATCAGCGACGATATTGACGATGAAGCGATCCTGGGCCGCAACCGCCACCGCAAAAGAAAAGCTAGGACAAACACCAGGTAA
- a CDS encoding DUF4133 domain-containing protein gives MIQQYSIYKGLERPLVYRGFKGKFIYYGIGSLAAALVLGGLSGALFGMYVGGFVTIASVAGGLFYTFQKQKNGLHDKTRSRGIFIHPTRLKLSHAERKENGI, from the coding sequence GTGATCCAGCAGTATTCCATTTACAAGGGGCTCGAGCGGCCCCTTGTATACCGGGGCTTCAAGGGAAAGTTCATCTATTACGGCATTGGCTCGCTTGCCGCAGCGCTGGTTTTGGGCGGGCTGTCAGGTGCACTTTTTGGCATGTACGTCGGCGGCTTTGTGACCATTGCCTCGGTAGCGGGCGGTCTTTTCTACACTTTCCAAAAACAGAAGAACGGCCTCCATGACAAGACCCGCAGCCGCGGAATTTTCATTCATCCCACTAGACTAAAGCTATCCCATGCAGAAAGAAAAGAAAACGGCATTTGA
- a CDS encoding helix-turn-helix transcriptional regulator, with amino-acid sequence MPRGIDLSHKKHALPSDEYLKKLGARIRSLRISRGYTNYDKFAYEHDIDRSQWGRFENGKDLRFTSLLQIVSVFDMTLEEFFSEGFEAK; translated from the coding sequence ATGCCCAGAGGAATAGACTTATCCCACAAAAAACATGCTTTGCCTTCGGATGAATATCTGAAGAAACTGGGCGCCAGAATCCGTTCGCTTCGCATCTCCAGGGGCTATACCAATTACGATAAGTTTGCATATGAGCACGATATCGACAGATCGCAATGGGGACGTTTCGAAAACGGGAAAGACCTACGTTTCACCAGCCTGCTCCAAATCGTCTCGGTTTTCGATATGACACTGGAAGAGTTTTTCAGTGAGGGTTTCGAGGCCAAGTAA
- a CDS encoding DNA cytosine methyltransferase, with the protein MLKHGSLFSGIGGFDIAANWVGWQNVFSCEKHPFCRQLLQYYWPNSAHYDDIFQFSAAQYLGRIDIISGGFPCQPFSQSGRRKGTQDDRYLFPQTVRIIKEARPKWIVLENVSGLFSILEPGSLSKVEIKEVELFCEDYHQVPSRTIIRLQRRVIASIISEIRSAGYLLPQLKDGTPVILCVPAAAVGAPHARNRVWFVAHADGDGDHLSKGDHCDRQGGKAAENAPEQKRKWRADFADGFSGLPYDNGFIETWSEEQGRVAGFFPGAGDAGTSWAGGSKIPDWENWPTQSAFCSGDDGLSGRLDGITFSKWREESIRAYGNAIVPQVALDIFRTINSIETG; encoded by the coding sequence ATGCTAAAACATGGAAGCCTGTTCTCAGGGATAGGCGGCTTTGACATCGCCGCCAACTGGGTGGGCTGGCAGAATGTGTTCTCCTGTGAGAAACATCCATTCTGCAGACAATTACTTCAATACTACTGGCCTAACTCCGCCCATTATGACGACATCTTCCAATTCAGCGCAGCTCAGTATCTCGGGCGCATCGACATCATCTCAGGGGGGTTTCCCTGCCAGCCCTTCAGCCAGTCCGGGCGGAGAAAGGGCACGCAGGATGACCGCTATCTCTTCCCGCAGACTGTCAGAATTATTAAAGAGGCACGGCCCAAGTGGATCGTTCTTGAAAACGTATCTGGCCTGTTCAGCATTCTCGAGCCCGGCAGTCTATCTAAAGTGGAAATCAAAGAGGTCGAGCTTTTTTGTGAAGATTACCACCAGGTACCAAGCCGTACCATCATCCGCCTGCAGCGAAGGGTCATCGCCAGTATCATCTCAGAAATCCGTTCAGCAGGATACCTACTTCCGCAGCTCAAGGACGGCACACCAGTCATTCTGTGTGTACCGGCTGCTGCTGTTGGTGCCCCGCACGCGAGAAACCGGGTCTGGTTTGTTGCCCACGCCGACGGCGACGGAGATCACCTCTCTAAAGGCGACCATTGCGACCGCCAGGGCGGGAAGGCCGCTGAAAACGCGCCGGAACAAAAAAGGAAATGGCGGGCAGATTTCGCTGACGGATTTTCTGGTCTACCTTACGATAACGGGTTCATTGAAACCTGGTCGGAGGAACAGGGAAGGGTTGCCGGCTTCTTTCCAGGAGCGGGTGATGCGGGCACTTCCTGGGCCGGGGGATCCAAAATTCCGGACTGGGAAAACTGGCCCACTCAATCCGCGTTTTGTAGCGGAGATGATGGGCTTTCCGGTAGACTGGACGGAATTACCTTTTCAAAATGGCGGGAAGAAAGCATAAGGGCATACGGAAATGCCATTGTCCCACAGGTGGCCCTTGACATCTTTAGGACGATCAATTCCATCGAGACCGGCTGA
- a CDS encoding DUF4134 family protein: MHRCKPLILLGLTLSLPMIGHAQPGISDFYQASSEVRHWYFALSDLVLVLGAIAGILGGLRVYTNWQSGSRHIDAQVMGWFFSCLFLSLTGAFLRGLFGL; this comes from the coding sequence ATGCACCGCTGCAAACCACTTATCCTTTTAGGGCTTACACTATCGCTTCCCATGATAGGCCATGCCCAGCCCGGTATCTCGGATTTTTATCAGGCCTCCTCAGAGGTCCGCCACTGGTATTTTGCCCTTTCCGACCTTGTACTTGTGCTTGGCGCGATCGCCGGCATCCTGGGCGGACTTCGCGTCTACACCAACTGGCAATCCGGATCCCGCCACATCGATGCCCAGGTGATGGGCTGGTTCTTTTCCTGCCTTTTCCTTTCGCTCACGGGCGCATTCCTCCGGGGGCTGTTCGGCCTCTGA
- a CDS encoding BfmA/BtgA family mobilization protein → MKDINIRSVRFSVAVDEKFEKVARKLGRTKRLLFVQMVDYFYKCKKDPTDLSDDLLKNSLVKNHQQYISFIRAQENMLLLPIKAEVDRVSRSQRDIIERLNSAVLKQNVSVLSGQKTQTTAIAEMEKSLGQLLKKSKDADVLKAQFLFLLEEYIRGRESLGPKATAAEKQQLATKIKDQIRML, encoded by the coding sequence ATGAAGGACATCAATATCCGGTCTGTGCGGTTTTCGGTTGCGGTCGATGAGAAGTTCGAAAAGGTTGCCCGGAAACTTGGCCGCACCAAGCGTCTGCTGTTTGTCCAAATGGTAGACTATTTCTATAAGTGCAAAAAAGATCCGACCGACCTGAGCGACGACCTGTTAAAGAATTCGCTCGTCAAAAACCATCAGCAGTACATCAGCTTTATCCGGGCGCAGGAAAATATGCTGCTGCTCCCGATCAAGGCTGAGGTAGATAGGGTATCCAGATCCCAGCGTGATATCATCGAACGTCTGAACTCGGCGGTCCTAAAGCAGAATGTGTCGGTTCTCTCTGGGCAGAAAACCCAAACCACTGCCATCGCGGAAATGGAAAAATCGCTTGGCCAGCTGCTTAAAAAATCAAAGGATGCCGATGTGCTAAAGGCGCAGTTCCTTTTTCTGCTGGAGGAATATATCAGGGGAAGGGAATCGCTCGGCCCAAAAGCAACAGCGGCAGAAAAACAGCAACTGGCCACGAAGATCAAAGACCAGATACGCATGCTCTAA
- a CDS encoding ParA family protein, which translates to MVILLGNQKGGAGKSTLTLLLANYLSLVRKKKVTVLDMDYQASISAKAEKAKLPQGEPLYEVVPCDLKLYPAIFSTLKAKPGELIIIDLPGKMDDDGLIPVILSADLILCPFNYDEFSVDSTLLFAMVCSRLNLNAGMLFIPNRIKTTVKYETKLEADAALGKFGSITPAISDRVDFQRLSTSTIPITLLPVVIPVLDLIFETHIMKGGPG; encoded by the coding sequence ATGGTCATTCTACTTGGCAACCAAAAGGGCGGAGCGGGCAAGAGTACCCTCACGCTGCTACTTGCCAACTACCTTTCCCTTGTGCGGAAGAAAAAGGTCACCGTTCTGGACATGGACTATCAGGCCTCCATCTCGGCCAAGGCGGAAAAGGCGAAACTGCCCCAGGGAGAGCCGCTGTACGAAGTGGTTCCCTGTGACCTGAAACTATACCCTGCCATCTTCAGCACATTAAAGGCAAAACCGGGGGAACTGATCATCATCGATCTACCGGGAAAGATGGACGACGACGGGCTGATCCCTGTGATCCTCTCGGCCGATCTGATCCTATGCCCGTTCAACTATGACGAGTTTTCGGTGGATTCAACGCTTTTGTTTGCGATGGTCTGCTCAAGGCTGAACCTGAACGCCGGAATGCTGTTCATTCCCAACCGCATCAAGACAACGGTGAAGTATGAGACCAAACTGGAAGCTGATGCGGCCCTGGGAAAATTTGGCAGCATAACTCCAGCCATCTCCGACCGCGTGGACTTTCAGCGTCTGAGCACTTCGACCATTCCCATAACGCTGCTTCCGGTTGTAATCCCGGTACTTGACCTGATCTTTGAAACCCATATCATGAAAGGTGGACCAGGGTGA
- a CDS encoding RteC domain-containing protein, with translation MDRVYIGELSASMELELAGTDGFPEHLSTSLGIVSKTMRLLHAHVCAEGFSEHEEIEFFKSIKPRFYQWYIFLVERQNILKGLCIGTEHMARDYYLQELSFIKRFFDQHAFVYQYYLAGESSKDDEFFLRANFVPALDQPMFQLSDFSTNQDYTFAKIMAYERLQEFIIIRLRATYASDAGTILSEIRSASRRTWTDDKIKLVELAYGIYFMGSVDFGKAEISDIISSLEICFNIDLGVAYRRFVEISRRKSDSHTFYLDAMRAEIERRITDKDRYRPPVPRPGNPSDKNR, from the coding sequence ATGGACAGAGTTTATATTGGGGAGCTTTCCGCTTCAATGGAACTGGAGCTGGCCGGTACCGACGGCTTTCCCGAACATTTATCTACATCGCTGGGCATTGTATCCAAGACAATGCGTCTTCTTCATGCCCATGTTTGCGCAGAAGGATTTAGCGAACATGAGGAAATCGAATTTTTCAAATCCATCAAACCCCGTTTCTACCAGTGGTACATCTTTCTGGTGGAACGGCAGAACATCTTAAAGGGCCTGTGTATCGGAACCGAGCACATGGCAAGGGACTATTACTTACAGGAGTTGTCCTTTATCAAACGCTTCTTTGACCAGCATGCGTTTGTGTACCAATATTATCTGGCAGGGGAAAGTTCAAAGGATGATGAATTTTTTCTCCGGGCGAACTTTGTTCCGGCGCTGGACCAGCCGATGTTCCAGCTTTCGGACTTTTCCACCAACCAGGATTACACCTTTGCCAAGATCATGGCCTACGAGCGTCTGCAGGAGTTTATCATCATAAGGCTAAGGGCTACCTATGCCAGCGATGCGGGAACTATATTAAGCGAAATTCGTTCTGCATCCCGGCGAACATGGACCGATGACAAGATCAAGCTGGTAGAGCTGGCCTATGGAATTTATTTCATGGGCTCGGTGGATTTTGGGAAGGCCGAAATCTCTGATATCATCTCTTCTCTGGAGATCTGCTTCAACATTGACCTTGGCGTTGCCTACCGCAGGTTCGTGGAAATATCCCGGCGCAAGTCTGACAGCCATACCTTTTACCTTGACGCCATGCGCGCTGAAATAGAGCGACGCATTACCGACAAGGACCGCTACAGGCCACCGGTACCAAGACCGGGCAACCCGTCCGACAAAAATCGTTAA
- a CDS encoding DUF4134 domain-containing protein, with the protein MTAKQKKLFSISLAMVLAGHSFAQTAGGTTGINAATSSLTSYVDPISTLTLAIGAVVGIIGGVRVYIKWNSGDQDINKDIMGWGGSCLFLVLVSVFIKAFFGV; encoded by the coding sequence ATGACAGCAAAACAGAAAAAACTGTTTTCTATTAGCCTCGCCATGGTTTTGGCGGGGCATTCTTTTGCACAGACCGCTGGCGGTACCACCGGTATCAATGCCGCTACCTCTTCGCTGACCAGTTACGTGGATCCCATTTCTACCCTTACGCTGGCCATTGGCGCGGTGGTGGGCATCATCGGCGGGGTGCGCGTATACATCAAATGGAACTCCGGCGACCAGGACATCAACAAGGATATCATGGGCTGGGGCGGTTCCTGCCTTTTCCTGGTACTGGTCTCGGTATTCATCAAGGCGTTTTTCGGGGTGTGA
- a CDS encoding toprim domain-containing protein, whose product MKQFIDAGNLMAGTSILDFLDRLGHHPVRQSGGEHFFLSMLREERTASLTVNDGLGVWFDHGGPNGSGIRGGNLIDLAISYWHPVSYVEALGKIVQTIGGKVPDPVARNTRPRRPVRLPNYKIESVRPLGNNYAITSYLQNRGIWGMADGHLSELYYFVLDDKATRKDFFAAGWPNENEGWEVRNKYFQGCLGHKGLSFIKGNPDELVVFEGYMDYLSWRFENEEAAPSVLVLNSLSLLPAGINRARKFEYIETYFDLDNAGIKASCDFRAALPMAKDCSKAYQGFKDYNEKLMSELSAIRTANNFAAQIDVAKSSYQMRR is encoded by the coding sequence ATGAAGCAATTTATCGATGCCGGAAATCTCATGGCCGGCACTTCCATTTTGGATTTCCTGGACCGCCTCGGGCACCATCCGGTCAGGCAGTCGGGCGGTGAGCATTTTTTCCTGAGCATGCTAAGGGAGGAAAGGACTGCGTCGCTGACGGTGAACGATGGGCTCGGTGTCTGGTTTGACCATGGCGGCCCGAACGGTTCAGGCATCCGGGGAGGCAACCTTATTGACCTTGCCATTTCCTATTGGCATCCGGTATCCTATGTAGAAGCCCTGGGAAAAATTGTCCAGACCATTGGAGGGAAAGTTCCTGATCCGGTTGCAAGGAATACTAGACCGCGCCGTCCGGTGCGCCTGCCGAACTATAAGATAGAATCGGTAAGGCCCTTGGGGAACAATTATGCCATTACCTCTTACCTGCAGAACCGCGGCATCTGGGGCATGGCGGATGGGCACCTCAGCGAACTTTATTATTTCGTTTTAGATGATAAGGCAACCCGGAAGGATTTCTTTGCCGCAGGCTGGCCGAACGAGAACGAGGGATGGGAAGTGAGGAACAAATATTTCCAGGGCTGCCTTGGCCACAAGGGCCTAAGCTTTATAAAGGGCAACCCCGATGAGCTGGTGGTGTTCGAGGGCTATATGGATTACCTCAGCTGGAGGTTTGAAAACGAGGAAGCCGCTCCGAGCGTCCTGGTCCTGAACTCCCTTTCCCTTTTGCCTGCGGGCATCAACAGGGCAAGGAAATTCGAATACATCGAAACCTATTTTGACCTGGATAACGCAGGGATCAAGGCAAGCTGTGATTTTAGGGCTGCCCTGCCGATGGCCAAGGACTGCTCGAAAGCCTATCAGGGCTTTAAAGACTATAACGAAAAACTGATGTCGGAACTCTCCGCCATCCGAACCGCTAATAATTTCGCTGCGCAAATCGATGTTGCAAAAAGCTCCTACCAGATGCGCAGGTAG
- a CDS encoding DNA-directed RNA polymerase subunit alpha C-terminal domain-containing protein yields MTELAHKTISSLDLSDSIKDVLIKSGYNYLHDVLEKSPEELMEIPGLTFAHISEYKKYIIVKGLQHLQKDF; encoded by the coding sequence TTGACAGAATTAGCACATAAGACAATCAGCAGTTTGGATCTGAGCGATTCGATCAAGGACGTATTGATCAAATCCGGCTACAACTATCTACACGATGTACTGGAAAAATCTCCCGAGGAGCTTATGGAAATCCCAGGTCTTACGTTCGCCCACATTTCCGAGTACAAAAAATATATCATTGTTAAGGGACTTCAGCACCTGCAAAAGGATTTTTAG
- a CDS encoding FecR family protein, with the protein MKDASKLLEKLKNGTATPKERELLDRWLHELGGNEPVTYSEDEYEQIMARGREALKPYLQQEQQEKKTRLWPKIAVAASIALAIATGGYFYQQNRNKTEQQFAMNDIEPGRTAATLTLSSGKKIYIADARSGKVAEESGVTITKNEKGELVYVISEGKNEPGKIQTLTTYLGETQALVLPDGSKVWLNALSSLKYPTSFASSKNRNVELTGEGYFEIAKDREHPFIVSTDRQSVEVLGTHFNINTYSDEPAVRTTLLEGSVKVSLAGGPSRVLKPGEQSQVSPSQKISVSEVDTDDIIAWKEGFFVFEDENLVDVMRQLSRWYKVEVEYSSEALKFNKFSGSISRYSKASQVLGKLGKTGSVSFRLEGKKIIVENRSKQ; encoded by the coding sequence ATGAAGGATGCATCAAAACTTTTAGAAAAGCTAAAAAACGGCACAGCCACCCCAAAAGAACGGGAACTGCTGGACCGCTGGTTGCACGAGCTCGGAGGCAATGAGCCGGTGACATATAGCGAAGACGAGTATGAGCAGATCATGGCACGTGGGCGCGAGGCCCTCAAACCATATTTGCAGCAAGAACAGCAAGAAAAGAAAACAAGGCTTTGGCCAAAGATTGCCGTTGCTGCCTCTATTGCGTTGGCAATTGCCACCGGAGGTTATTTCTACCAGCAGAACAGGAACAAGACCGAACAGCAGTTCGCAATGAACGATATCGAACCTGGAAGGACCGCCGCTACCCTTACCCTTTCCAGCGGAAAGAAAATCTATATCGCGGATGCCAGAAGTGGAAAAGTTGCAGAAGAGAGCGGGGTTACCATCACTAAGAATGAAAAAGGTGAACTGGTTTACGTCATATCGGAAGGCAAAAACGAGCCTGGCAAAATACAGACACTAACTACATACCTTGGAGAAACCCAGGCACTGGTACTTCCCGATGGAAGTAAGGTGTGGCTAAATGCACTTTCCTCATTGAAATACCCTACATCGTTTGCCTCATCTAAAAACCGAAATGTGGAACTTACTGGAGAAGGATATTTTGAAATAGCAAAGGACAGAGAGCATCCTTTCATCGTTTCAACCGATAGACAAAGTGTAGAGGTTCTTGGAACACATTTTAATATCAACACCTATTCAGATGAACCCGCGGTAAGAACCACTTTGCTCGAGGGTTCAGTTAAAGTTTCCCTGGCGGGCGGACCTTCAAGGGTATTAAAGCCAGGAGAACAGTCGCAGGTTTCTCCATCACAGAAGATTTCAGTTTCAGAGGTCGACACCGATGATATAATAGCGTGGAAAGAAGGTTTCTTTGTATTCGAGGATGAAAACCTGGTTGACGTAATGAGGCAGCTCTCCCGCTGGTACAAGGTAGAAGTAGAATATAGCAGCGAAGCCCTAAAGTTCAATAAGTTTTCGGGATCTATATCTCGTTACTCCAAGGCTTCGCAGGTACTGGGCAAGCTCGGAAAAACAGGCTCCGTTAGTTTCAGGCTAGAGGGCAAAAAAATAATCGTAGAAAACAGATCTAAACAATAA
- a CDS encoding RNA polymerase sigma factor, with protein sequence MLIYSTHKDTELYALLKQGDRKAYVEIFERYYKLLIAYADKKLQNRQEAEDVVQEVYINLWKRHESINIETSLASYLYRAVRYEILNIFTHQKVADRYLQSLDPYAKEFSEQADYRVREKEIMETINRQVDQLPTKMREVFLLSRRENMSHREIAEVLGTTEENVSRHITRALKVLRTKLGLFLYLYMLFRF encoded by the coding sequence ATGTTGATCTATAGTACCCATAAGGACACTGAACTGTATGCCCTGTTAAAACAAGGTGATAGAAAGGCCTATGTGGAAATATTTGAGAGGTACTACAAGCTGCTGATCGCCTATGCCGATAAAAAGCTGCAGAACAGACAGGAGGCCGAAGACGTAGTCCAGGAAGTCTATATCAATCTTTGGAAACGCCACGAATCCATCAACATCGAAACCTCCCTTGCAAGCTACCTCTACCGCGCGGTGAGGTATGAGATCCTAAACATCTTCACCCATCAGAAAGTGGCCGATAGATACCTTCAATCACTGGACCCTTACGCAAAGGAGTTCAGCGAACAGGCGGACTATCGCGTCAGGGAAAAAGAGATCATGGAAACCATTAATCGCCAGGTCGACCAGTTGCCCACCAAGATGAGGGAAGTGTTCCTTCTTTCCCGCAGGGAAAACATGAGCCATCGGGAAATTGCAGAAGTGCTCGGAACTACCGAGGAAAACGTAAGCCGCCATATCACCCGCGCGCTAAAAGTACTGCGAACCAAACTGGGACTTTTCCTTTACCTATATATGCTATTTCGCTTTTAG